The proteins below are encoded in one region of Podarcis raffonei isolate rPodRaf1 chromosome 8, rPodRaf1.pri, whole genome shotgun sequence:
- the LOC128420184 gene encoding synaptosomal-associated protein 25-like yields MAANGVVGSESEDLEQRIHQVNNEALESTRRMLQLVDESKDAGIRTLVMLDDQGEQLDRIEDGLDQIIQDMKEAEKNLTDMAKCCGLFVCPCAKLKNIKDLEATKTSNGQVVSRQPCVVADGNQMVMSGPFIQRITKDDVEEEMEQNLTQVDSMLSNLRSMAVDMSNEIDVQSKQVDSIKEKAIANVISINAANNQTTKMLKNA; encoded by the exons ATGGCGGCCAATGGTGTGGTGGGTTCGGAGTCAGAAGACCTTGAACAGCGCATCCACCAAGTCAACAATGAG GCtttggagagcaccaggaggATGTTGCAGCTGGTAGATGAG AGCAAAGATGCCGGAATTCGAACTTTGGTCATGCTGGATGACCAGGGAG aGCAGCTGGACCGGATTGAGGACGGCTTGGACCAGATCATCCAAGACATGAAGGAGGCCGAGAAGAACCTCACGGACATGGCGAAATGTTGTGGCCTCTTTGTCTGCCCCTGCGCAAA GTTAAAGAACATAAAAGACTTGGAGGCCACCAAGACCAGCAACGGCCAGGTGGTCTCTCGACAACCCTGTGTGGTGGCCGATGGAAACCAGATGGTCATGAGTGGGCCCTTCATCCAAAG GATAACGAAAGACGACGTGGAAGAAGAGATGGAACAGAACCTGACGCAGGTGGACAGCATGCTGAGCAACCTTCGCAGCATGGCAGTGGACATGAGCAACGAAATCGACGTCCAGAGCAAGCAGGTGGACAGCATTAAGGAAAAG GCCATCGCAAACGTGATTAGCATCAACGCAGCCAACAACCAGACTACCAAGATGCTGAAAAATGCCTGA